One part of the Mycolicibacterium aromaticivorans JS19b1 = JCM 16368 genome encodes these proteins:
- a CDS encoding HNH endonuclease family protein — protein sequence MRRRPLIWLAVIAALSVIVSVQVTSSTSHPDAMIARADVPTVAPGTDVLEGIVVIPQRVRGNDYRRAAFGDAWDDNNSAPGGHNGCDTRDDVLDRDLVDKTFVFTKRCPQAVATGVLHDPYTSATIPFTRGAQVGAAVQIDHLVPLAYAWDMGARNWPDDMRIRFANDPANLLAVDGQVNQDKGDQPPGSWMPPNHAFWCQYAMQFIAVLRGYALPVDQASADELRSAAATCPSR from the coding sequence ATGAGACGGCGGCCCCTGATCTGGCTGGCGGTGATTGCGGCGCTGTCGGTGATCGTCTCCGTGCAGGTGACGTCCTCGACCAGCCATCCCGATGCGATGATCGCGCGCGCCGACGTGCCGACGGTGGCGCCGGGAACCGACGTGCTCGAGGGGATTGTCGTCATCCCGCAGCGGGTGCGCGGCAACGATTATCGGCGCGCGGCATTCGGCGATGCGTGGGACGACAACAACTCCGCGCCGGGTGGGCATAACGGCTGCGACACCCGCGACGACGTGCTGGACCGGGACCTCGTCGACAAGACTTTCGTGTTCACCAAACGCTGCCCGCAGGCGGTCGCCACCGGAGTCCTGCACGACCCGTACACCAGCGCGACGATCCCGTTCACCCGCGGTGCACAGGTCGGTGCGGCGGTGCAGATCGATCACCTGGTGCCGCTGGCGTACGCGTGGGACATGGGCGCGCGAAACTGGCCGGACGACATGCGGATCCGATTCGCCAACGATCCGGCCAACCTGCTTGCCGTCGACGGTCAGGTCAACCAGGACAAGGGCGACCAGCCTCCCGGCAGTTGGATGCCGCCCAATCATGCGTTCTGGTGCCAGTACGCGATGCAGTTCATCGCCGTGCTGCGAGGTTACGCACTGCCGGTGGACCAGGCCTCGGCCGACGAATTGCGCTCGGCCGCGGCCACCTGCCCCAGCCGCTAG
- a CDS encoding RrF2 family transcriptional regulator, translating to MQLTRFTDLGLRAMMLLATGQAREQRVTTRTVAAAAGASENHVAKAVSRLTELGLVHSRRGRAGGLELTDAGREASLGWLVRRLEGDREVVDCTGQSACPLIAGCRLRRVLADAKEAFYAELDRHTIAELVGSQMLPVVLQLTTEGNLT from the coding sequence ATGCAGCTCACGAGGTTTACCGACCTAGGTCTCCGGGCCATGATGCTGCTCGCCACCGGTCAGGCCCGCGAGCAGCGGGTCACCACCAGAACGGTCGCCGCCGCGGCCGGCGCGTCGGAGAACCATGTCGCCAAAGCGGTGTCCCGGCTGACGGAGTTGGGGCTGGTCCACTCTCGCCGCGGCCGCGCCGGCGGCCTGGAACTCACCGACGCCGGCCGCGAGGCATCACTGGGCTGGCTGGTGCGCCGGCTCGAAGGTGATCGCGAGGTCGTCGACTGCACCGGCCAGTCAGCCTGTCCGCTGATCGCGGGCTGCCGGCTGCGTCGGGTGCTCGCCGATGCCAAAGAGGCCTTCTACGCCGAACTCGACCGTCACACGATCGCCGAACTCGTCGGCAGCCAGATGCTGCCCGTCGTTCTGCAACTCACAACCGAAGGGAATCTGACATGA
- a CDS encoding aldo/keto reductase, with protein sequence MPAAAIPTVTLNDDNTLPVLGLGVAELSAEETESAVASALEAGYRLIQTAKGNEEAVGRAVAASGLPRDELFIATKLATEDQGFQSSQDAIRASLERLGLEYVDLYLMDWPAEQNGKYIDAWGGIMRSRQDGLIKSIGVANFTPENLSDIIDLSYFSPVVNQIELHPLLNQTELRAVHGDRSILTGAYIPTDEGKLTDNPAIAEVAAAHGKSPAQVLIRWSLQQGDIVVPRSAPAHIAENADVFDFELTAAEIETLNGLDDGTRFLPNPAG encoded by the coding sequence ATGCCGGCGGCCGCGATCCCCACCGTCACGCTCAACGACGACAACACCCTCCCCGTGCTGGGCCTCGGCGTCGCCGAGCTGTCCGCCGAGGAGACCGAGAGCGCGGTGGCCAGCGCCCTGGAGGCGGGTTATCGGCTGATCCAAACCGCGAAGGGCAACGAGGAGGCCGTCGGGCGCGCCGTCGCCGCGTCGGGTCTGCCCCGCGACGAACTGTTCATCGCCACCAAGCTCGCCACCGAGGACCAGGGTTTCCAGTCGTCCCAGGACGCCATCAGGGCCAGCCTCGAACGCCTCGGCTTGGAGTATGTCGACCTGTATCTGATGGACTGGCCGGCCGAGCAGAACGGCAAGTACATCGACGCCTGGGGCGGCATCATGCGGTCCCGCCAGGACGGTCTGATCAAGTCGATCGGCGTCGCGAACTTCACCCCAGAAAACCTGTCGGACATCATCGACCTGAGTTATTTCTCGCCGGTGGTCAACCAGATCGAACTGCACCCGCTGCTCAACCAGACCGAGTTGCGCGCGGTACACGGCGATCGTTCGATCCTCACCGGGGCGTACATCCCGACCGATGAGGGCAAGCTGACGGACAATCCCGCGATCGCGGAAGTGGCTGCGGCGCATGGGAAGTCACCGGCACAGGTGCTGATCCGCTGGAGCCTGCAGCAGGGCGATATCGTCGTTCCGCGGTCGGCTCCGGCACACATCGCCGAGAACGCCGATGTGTTCGACTTCGAACTCACCGCAGCGGAGATCGAGACCCTCAACGGTCTCGACGACGGGACCCGCTTCCTGCCGAATCCGGCAGGCTAG
- a CDS encoding vitamin K epoxide reductase family protein: protein MSVATPAPVEPTEPVESKDPSGGVAVRPASAWWVLIAGVVGLIASATLTIEKIEILVNPAYVPSCSINPVLSCGSVMITPQASAFGFPNPLIGIAAFAVVVVTGVLAVAKIRLPRWYWLGLTAGTALATVFIHWLIFQTLYRIGALCPYCMVVWSVTVPLLVVVSSIALRPLAGNAVARVLYTWRWSIVTLWFTGLLLLILVRFWNYWSTLI, encoded by the coding sequence ATGAGCGTGGCGACCCCGGCTCCGGTCGAACCGACCGAACCCGTCGAGTCGAAAGACCCGTCGGGCGGGGTCGCTGTGCGGCCGGCCAGCGCCTGGTGGGTGCTGATCGCCGGCGTAGTCGGCTTGATCGCGTCGGCCACCCTGACGATCGAGAAGATCGAGATCCTGGTCAACCCGGCCTACGTGCCGAGTTGCAGCATCAATCCGGTGCTGTCCTGCGGATCGGTGATGATCACGCCGCAGGCGTCGGCGTTCGGCTTCCCGAACCCGCTGATCGGAATCGCCGCCTTCGCCGTCGTTGTGGTCACCGGGGTACTCGCCGTGGCCAAAATTCGGCTGCCGCGGTGGTATTGGCTGGGACTCACCGCGGGCACGGCGCTGGCCACGGTGTTCATCCACTGGCTGATCTTCCAGACCCTCTACCGCATCGGCGCACTGTGCCCGTACTGCATGGTGGTGTGGTCGGTCACCGTCCCGCTGTTGGTCGTCGTGTCCTCAATCGCGCTTCGTCCACTGGCGGGCAACGCAGTCGCCCGAGTCCTCTACACCTGGCGCTGGTCGATCGTGACACTGTGGTTCACCGGGCTGCTCCTGCTGATCCTGGTGCGGTTCTGGAACTACTGGTCCACGCTCATCTAG
- a CDS encoding globin domain-containing protein, with protein MTTTAVDAAEVQELEPEHAEIVTATLPLVGAHVDEITSVFYRRMFGQHPELLRNLFNRGNQAQGAQQRALAASIATFATHLVNPDLPHPSELLSRIGHKHASLGIVPDQYPIVHEHLFAAIVEVLGADTVTADVAAAWDRVYWIMADTLIALERDLYAGAGVDAGDVFRRLRVTAREDDPSGAVLVTVGADGIAGAGAAQYVSVGVTLPDGARQLRQYSLVNAPGASELTFAVKPVDAVGQNPAGEVSNWIRECVRVGDLLDVTVPFGDLPEPRSGAPVVLISAGIGITPMIGILEYLVGQSHAAPVQVLHADRSEESHPLRKRHRELVDILPDASLDLWYAEDVDGDNPRIHEGLMNLDDVDIADGAEIYLCGNDGFVQAVRAQLTGRGIATDRVHCELFSPNDWLLDA; from the coding sequence ATGACCACCACCGCAGTCGACGCGGCCGAGGTTCAGGAACTGGAGCCGGAGCACGCCGAGATCGTCACGGCGACACTGCCGCTCGTCGGCGCGCACGTCGACGAGATCACCTCGGTGTTCTATCGGCGGATGTTCGGTCAGCATCCAGAACTCCTGCGCAACCTGTTCAACCGCGGCAACCAGGCGCAGGGAGCCCAGCAGCGGGCCCTGGCCGCCTCGATCGCGACTTTCGCTACGCACCTGGTCAATCCGGACCTGCCGCACCCCAGCGAACTGCTGTCGCGGATCGGCCACAAGCACGCGTCGCTGGGCATAGTGCCCGACCAGTACCCGATCGTGCACGAGCACCTGTTTGCCGCGATCGTCGAGGTGCTGGGCGCCGACACGGTGACCGCCGACGTCGCGGCGGCATGGGACCGGGTGTACTGGATCATGGCCGACACTCTGATCGCTCTGGAACGCGATCTGTACGCCGGCGCCGGCGTCGACGCCGGAGACGTCTTCCGCCGGTTGCGGGTCACCGCACGCGAGGATGACCCCTCGGGTGCGGTGCTGGTGACAGTGGGAGCCGACGGTATCGCAGGAGCTGGTGCGGCACAATATGTTTCGGTTGGCGTGACGCTACCCGACGGAGCGCGTCAGCTGCGGCAGTACAGCTTGGTGAACGCTCCCGGTGCGTCCGAGTTGACCTTTGCGGTCAAGCCGGTCGACGCCGTCGGGCAAAACCCGGCAGGTGAAGTGTCGAACTGGATCCGCGAATGCGTCCGGGTCGGTGATCTGCTCGACGTCACGGTGCCGTTCGGCGATCTGCCTGAGCCGCGCAGTGGTGCACCAGTCGTGCTGATCTCCGCAGGCATCGGCATCACGCCGATGATCGGAATTTTGGAATATCTTGTCGGCCAGTCACATGCAGCACCGGTGCAGGTGCTGCACGCAGACCGCAGCGAGGAGAGCCACCCGTTGCGTAAGCGGCACCGTGAACTCGTCGATATCCTGCCCGACGCCAGCCTGGACCTCTGGTACGCCGAGGACGTCGACGGCGACAACCCCCGGATCCACGAGGGGCTGATGAACCTCGACGACGTCGACATCGCCGACGGCGCAGAGATCTATCTGTGCGGGAACGACGGTTTCGTGCAGGCGGTGCGCGCCCAGCTGACCGGCCGCGGCATCGCCACGGATCGGGTGCACTGCGAGTTGTTCAGCCCGAACGACTGGCTGCTGGACGCCTGA
- a CDS encoding DsbA family protein yields the protein MATNKKSTPRYDLKAQDRKRNLAIQLGLTGIVVIFAVALVLYIVMSHDKKTAAAGDAHAVRITSAQLIKKDGTDEPKAVLSLYEDFQCPHCRDFEKAFGPTISKLVSTGAVAADYNMVAILNSSANKNYSTRAANAAYCVADENKDAFLRFHGALFAQQPEEGSGVAPDNNALIETARQAGAAGGVPQCINTGKYSDMVEGLAAASKITATPTIRLNGQDISPASPEDLIAKVKAVVGNVPGLDNAPAAPSPTQPTPAPTS from the coding sequence GTGGCCACCAACAAGAAATCCACCCCCCGCTACGACCTGAAAGCCCAGGACCGTAAGCGCAACCTGGCCATCCAGCTGGGGTTGACCGGCATCGTCGTCATCTTCGCCGTGGCCCTGGTGCTCTACATCGTGATGAGTCACGACAAGAAGACCGCCGCCGCCGGTGACGCGCACGCGGTGCGGATCACGTCGGCCCAGCTGATCAAGAAGGACGGCACCGACGAGCCCAAGGCGGTTCTGTCGCTCTATGAGGACTTCCAGTGCCCGCACTGCCGTGATTTCGAGAAGGCTTTCGGCCCGACCATCTCCAAACTGGTCAGCACCGGCGCTGTGGCCGCCGACTACAACATGGTCGCGATCCTGAACTCGTCGGCGAACAAGAACTATTCGACGCGCGCCGCCAATGCGGCCTACTGCGTCGCCGACGAGAACAAGGACGCCTTCCTCCGATTCCACGGCGCGTTGTTCGCCCAGCAGCCCGAGGAGGGCTCCGGCGTCGCGCCGGACAACAACGCCCTGATCGAGACGGCCCGGCAGGCCGGTGCGGCCGGGGGTGTTCCGCAGTGCATCAATACCGGCAAGTACAGCGACATGGTCGAGGGTCTGGCCGCGGCATCGAAGATCACCGCGACCCCGACGATCCGGCTCAACGGCCAGGACATCAGCCCCGCGTCGCCCGAGGATCTGATCGCCAAGGTCAAGGCCGTCGTCGGTAATGTGCCAGGCCTGGACAACGCGCCCGCGGCGCCGAGCCCGACCCAGCCCACGCCGGCACCGACGTCATGA
- the recG gene encoding ATP-dependent DNA helicase RecG: MVGLTDRLDGIVGGKAAGLLDDVFGIRTVDDLLRHYPRKYIHGMSVWGEDEAPPEEGEHITLVGEIEKAEVRWTNRQPRREYLVITLGKGRRKVTATFFNAKWLKKDLIEGVRLMLSGEVGFFKGNMQLTHPDFLALNSPRGRVFGSKSLKTIADTSTSEAGELSMAAFERDFFPIYPASSKLQSWDIYACVQQVLAVLDPIPDPLPESVVRQRGLISEDEALRAIHVAEREPEREAARERLRFDEAVGMQWALAQRRHGELSESGPVAPRRDDGLAAALIERLPFALTAGQREVLDVVSGELAASKPMNRLLQGEVGSGKTIVSVVAMLQMVDAGYQCALLAPTEVLAAQHAQSIRGVLGPLAMAGQLGGEDGATRIALLTGSMSAAQKRQVRDEVASGEAGIVVGTHALLQDAVEFHKLGFVVVDEQHRFGVEQRDRLRAKAPAGLTPHLLVMTATPIPRTVALTVYGDLETSTLRELPRGRQPITTNTIFIKDKPQWLARAWQRITEEVGEGRQAYVVASRIDEDDKAGEQEGGPPAETVVNLFTHLGHGPLAGLRLGLMHGKLPADEKDAVMAAFRAGDIDVLVCTTVIEVGVDVPNATVMVVMDADRFGISQLHQLRGRIGRGSHASLCLLATKLPEGSKAGDRLTAVASTLDGFELADLDLQERREGDVLGLNQSGRPITLRFLSLAEHLEVIVDAREVAQSIYARDPENPGMTVLAGQFTGGDRIDYLDKS; the protein is encoded by the coding sequence ATGGTGGGTCTCACCGACCGTCTCGACGGGATCGTCGGCGGCAAGGCCGCCGGCCTGCTCGACGATGTGTTCGGCATCCGCACCGTCGACGACCTGCTGCGCCACTACCCGCGCAAGTACATCCACGGGATGTCGGTGTGGGGCGAGGACGAGGCGCCCCCGGAGGAGGGCGAGCACATCACGCTGGTCGGCGAGATCGAGAAGGCCGAGGTCCGCTGGACCAATCGCCAACCGAGGCGTGAGTATCTGGTGATCACCCTGGGGAAGGGTCGGCGCAAGGTCACCGCGACGTTCTTCAACGCCAAGTGGCTCAAGAAGGATTTGATCGAGGGCGTCCGCCTGATGCTGTCCGGTGAGGTCGGGTTCTTCAAGGGCAACATGCAGCTCACCCACCCGGACTTCCTGGCGCTGAACTCGCCGCGGGGACGGGTGTTCGGAAGCAAGTCGCTCAAGACGATCGCCGACACCTCGACCTCAGAGGCCGGCGAATTGTCGATGGCGGCCTTCGAGCGCGACTTCTTCCCGATCTACCCCGCCAGCTCCAAGCTCCAGAGCTGGGACATCTACGCCTGCGTGCAGCAGGTACTCGCCGTGCTGGATCCGATACCCGATCCGCTGCCCGAAAGCGTTGTGCGCCAACGGGGTCTGATCTCCGAGGACGAAGCGCTGCGCGCCATCCACGTCGCCGAACGGGAACCCGAGCGCGAGGCGGCGCGTGAGCGGTTGCGGTTCGACGAGGCCGTCGGGATGCAATGGGCCCTCGCGCAGCGCCGCCACGGCGAGCTCTCCGAATCCGGTCCCGTCGCGCCGCGTCGCGACGACGGCTTGGCCGCCGCGCTGATCGAGCGCCTGCCCTTCGCGCTGACCGCGGGTCAACGGGAGGTGCTCGACGTCGTCTCCGGCGAACTGGCCGCGAGCAAGCCGATGAACCGGCTGCTGCAGGGCGAGGTCGGCTCCGGTAAGACGATCGTGTCGGTGGTGGCCATGCTGCAGATGGTTGACGCGGGTTACCAGTGCGCGTTGCTGGCGCCGACGGAAGTCCTTGCCGCCCAACATGCGCAGTCGATCCGCGGTGTGCTCGGTCCGCTGGCGATGGCCGGCCAACTCGGCGGCGAGGACGGGGCGACCCGAATCGCACTGCTGACCGGGTCGATGTCGGCGGCCCAGAAACGTCAGGTGCGTGACGAGGTGGCGTCCGGGGAGGCGGGCATCGTCGTCGGCACCCACGCGTTGTTGCAGGACGCCGTCGAATTCCACAAGCTCGGCTTCGTCGTCGTCGACGAACAACACCGGTTCGGCGTGGAGCAGCGAGACCGGTTGCGCGCCAAGGCCCCTGCGGGACTGACCCCGCATCTGCTGGTCATGACGGCCACCCCGATCCCGCGCACCGTCGCACTGACGGTCTACGGCGACCTGGAAACTTCGACCCTGCGCGAACTTCCGCGCGGGCGCCAGCCGATCACCACCAACACGATCTTCATCAAAGACAAGCCGCAGTGGCTGGCGCGGGCCTGGCAACGGATCACCGAAGAGGTCGGCGAAGGCCGGCAGGCCTACGTCGTGGCCTCCCGCATCGACGAGGACGACAAGGCGGGCGAACAGGAGGGGGGCCCACCCGCCGAGACGGTCGTCAACCTGTTCACGCATCTGGGTCACGGGCCGCTGGCCGGGCTGCGGTTGGGCCTGATGCACGGCAAGCTGCCCGCCGACGAGAAGGACGCGGTGATGGCCGCGTTCCGGGCGGGCGATATTGACGTCCTGGTGTGCACCACGGTCATCGAGGTGGGCGTGGACGTGCCGAATGCGACGGTGATGGTGGTGATGGACGCCGACCGGTTCGGCATCAGCCAGCTGCACCAGTTGCGCGGGCGGATCGGGCGCGGTTCGCACGCCAGCCTCTGCCTGCTGGCCACCAAGCTCCCGGAGGGATCCAAAGCCGGCGACCGGTTGACCGCGGTGGCGAGCACGCTGGACGGCTTCGAGTTGGCGGATCTCGACCTCCAGGAGCGCCGCGAGGGAGACGTGTTGGGGCTCAACCAGTCCGGCCGTCCCATCACACTGCGCTTCCTGTCCCTGGCCGAGCACCTCGAGGTCATCGTCGACGCGCGTGAGGTGGCCCAGTCGATCTACGCCCGCGATCCCGAGAACCCCGGAATGACGGTCCTGGCCGGCCAGTTCACCGGTGGCGACCGGATCGACTACCTGGACAAGTCATGA
- a CDS encoding alpha/beta hydrolase, which produces MTDTVSGTARSRFLKRALPVANRAGVKAIPHLPGVVKRLLSGGRAITIDGNTLDPSIQMMLAAQRAVGMSSLAVTGDPIATRRQNREATDSLDEADIHVAQISPLAIPGPAGAIPARHYRPADGDGAPLLVFYHGGGFVFGDLETHDSACRLICRDAGLHVLSIDYRLAPEHKAPAAVDDAYAAYLWAVLNAAELGADPDRIAVGGDSAGGCLAAVVAQLARDGGGRQPCLQWLIYPATDLRGGTRSRTLFADGFLLSKANMDWFADAYVEGSEVDITDPRVSPLLADDFSGLAPALVVTAGFDPLRDEGEQYAAKLQAAGVLTDLRQMGPMTHAFLNLNALGGQVSRCNAEMISALRAHLTRA; this is translated from the coding sequence ATGACAGACACCGTGTCCGGGACCGCGCGAAGCCGGTTCCTGAAGAGGGCCTTGCCGGTCGCCAACCGCGCCGGCGTGAAAGCCATCCCGCACCTGCCGGGCGTCGTGAAGAGACTGTTGTCGGGTGGCCGCGCCATCACGATCGACGGAAACACCCTCGATCCGTCGATCCAGATGATGCTGGCCGCCCAGCGCGCGGTCGGCATGAGCAGCCTCGCGGTCACCGGCGATCCGATCGCCACCCGCCGTCAGAACCGGGAAGCCACCGACAGCCTCGACGAGGCCGACATCCACGTCGCTCAGATCTCCCCGCTGGCGATTCCCGGTCCGGCCGGCGCCATCCCGGCCCGGCACTATCGGCCCGCCGACGGCGACGGCGCACCGCTGCTGGTCTTCTATCACGGCGGCGGTTTCGTCTTCGGCGACCTCGAGACACACGATTCGGCCTGCCGGTTGATCTGCCGCGACGCCGGTCTGCACGTTCTGTCCATCGATTACCGGCTGGCGCCGGAGCACAAGGCGCCCGCCGCCGTCGACGACGCCTACGCCGCCTACCTGTGGGCCGTGTTGAACGCCGCGGAGTTGGGTGCCGACCCCGACCGCATCGCGGTGGGCGGCGACAGTGCCGGCGGCTGCCTGGCCGCGGTGGTGGCCCAGCTGGCCCGCGACGGCGGCGGCCGCCAGCCGTGCCTGCAGTGGCTGATATATCCGGCGACCGACCTGCGCGGCGGAACCCGGTCACGCACGCTGTTCGCCGACGGATTCCTGCTGTCCAAGGCCAACATGGACTGGTTCGCCGACGCCTACGTCGAGGGATCCGAAGTCGACATCACCGATCCGCGAGTGTCGCCGCTGCTGGCCGACGATTTCAGCGGGCTCGCACCGGCGCTGGTCGTCACCGCGGGGTTCGATCCGCTGCGCGACGAAGGCGAGCAGTACGCGGCAAAGCTGCAGGCAGCGGGCGTCCTGACCGATCTGCGGCAGATGGGTCCGATGACCCACGCATTCCTCAACCTGAATGCGCTGGGCGGCCAGGTGAGCCGGTGCAATGCCGAGATGATCTCGGCGCTGCGCGCCCACCTCACCCGCGCCTGA